One segment of Pseudoalteromonas rubra DNA contains the following:
- the fabR gene encoding HTH-type transcriptional repressor FabR has translation MSGVRAQQKQKTRQALIEAAFNQLSAEHSFTNLSLREVAREAGIAPTSFYRHFKDMNELGLTMVDEAGLTLRQLMRQARRRIAKGGGSVIHTSVLTFMEFIETSSNQFRLLLRERSGTSPAFRAAVAREIKHFIMELSHYLETETPCDASHAYMQAEAMVTLVFSSGAEALDQDAQQRAELTERLIWQLRYIVKGASGYQKESQIQVTTKAPGQ, from the coding sequence ATGTCAGGTGTTCGTGCCCAGCAAAAACAAAAAACGCGCCAGGCGTTGATTGAGGCAGCGTTTAATCAGCTCAGTGCTGAGCATAGCTTTACCAATCTTAGTTTGCGTGAAGTTGCCCGAGAGGCGGGGATTGCGCCGACCTCCTTTTATCGTCACTTTAAAGACATGAATGAGCTGGGGCTGACAATGGTGGATGAAGCTGGCCTGACCCTGCGCCAGCTGATGCGTCAGGCTCGGCGCAGAATCGCTAAGGGTGGCGGGAGCGTGATCCACACTTCGGTACTTACCTTTATGGAATTCATAGAAACTTCCAGTAACCAGTTTCGATTGCTGTTGCGCGAACGCTCTGGCACGTCTCCGGCGTTCAGGGCTGCTGTCGCCAGAGAGATCAAACATTTCATCATGGAGTTGTCTCATTATCTGGAGACCGAAACGCCGTGTGATGCCAGCCATGCTTATATGCAGGCAGAAGCCATGGTGACTTTGGTCTTCAGTTCAGGCGCGGAGGCGTTAGATCAGGATGCGCAGCAACGAGCCGAGTTGACCGAGCGGTTGATCTGGCAACTCAGATATATCGTTAAAGGGGCGTCAGGTTATCAAAAAGAGAGTCAGATACAGGTAACGACCAAAGCACCGGGTCAGTAA
- the speD gene encoding adenosylmethionine decarboxylase — protein sequence MNKPFDKIKLHGFNNLTKSLSFSIYDICYAKTEQQRKEYLEYIDEQYSADRLTDILRDVVDIIGANVLNIARQDYDPQGASVTILVSEEPVEQQTFDSNEAPGPLPDSVVAHLDKSHICVHTYPEAHPHDGICTFRADIEVSTCGIISPLKALNFLIHKLESDVVTIDYRVRGFTRDVNGVKHYIDHAIHSIQNYMTEDTKEAYHMVDVNVYQENLFHTKMMLKETDLNTYLFGITTDDLNTEEEEQIRERLNREIQEVFYGRNLPE from the coding sequence GTGAACAAGCCCTTTGATAAAATTAAACTCCATGGCTTTAACAACTTAACTAAGAGTTTAAGCTTTAGTATCTATGATATTTGCTATGCAAAGACCGAGCAGCAGCGAAAAGAATATCTGGAATACATCGATGAACAGTATAGTGCCGATCGTCTGACCGACATTCTGCGCGATGTTGTCGATATCATTGGTGCCAATGTACTAAATATTGCACGTCAGGATTATGATCCTCAGGGGGCGAGTGTCACCATTTTGGTATCGGAAGAGCCAGTGGAACAGCAAACATTCGACAGCAATGAAGCGCCTGGTCCGTTACCGGATTCGGTTGTTGCGCACTTGGATAAAAGCCATATCTGTGTGCACACCTATCCTGAAGCACACCCGCACGATGGCATTTGTACGTTCCGTGCTGATATCGAAGTATCGACCTGTGGCATTATTTCTCCGCTGAAGGCGCTAAACTTCCTGATCCACAAGTTGGAGTCAGATGTGGTGACTATCGACTATCGTGTACGTGGTTTTACCCGCGATGTGAATGGCGTAAAACACTACATAGACCATGCGATCCACTCTATCCAGAATTACATGACGGAAGACACCAAAGAGGCGTATCACATGGTGGATGTGAATGTGTATCAGGAAAACCTGTTCCACACTAAGATGATGTTAAAGGAAACCGACCTGAATACTTATTTATTCGGCATCACGACGGATGACCTGAATACTGAAGAAGAAGAGCAGATCCGTGAACGTCTGAATCGCGAAATACAGGAAGTATTCTACGGCCGCAACCTGCCAGAGTAA
- a CDS encoding OsmC family protein, translating into MQASVKWVDGDTFIGRSHSGHNVVFDAGAESAAPSPMEMVLMSAGCCSSVDVVSILKKAKQDVSDVTVELTAERAESAPRVFTKINLHFVVTGNNVSEKHLARAVQLSAEKYCSVALMLEKAVEITHSHEVVENSAK; encoded by the coding sequence ATGCAAGCAAGTGTGAAGTGGGTTGATGGCGATACCTTTATTGGGCGTTCTCATTCTGGTCATAACGTGGTTTTTGATGCCGGTGCTGAAAGTGCTGCACCCAGCCCGATGGAAATGGTGTTGATGTCGGCAGGTTGTTGCTCATCGGTGGACGTGGTGAGTATCCTGAAAAAAGCCAAGCAGGATGTCAGTGATGTCACTGTGGAGCTGACGGCTGAGCGCGCTGAGAGCGCACCTAGAGTATTTACAAAGATCAATCTACACTTTGTAGTGACTGGCAATAATGTGTCTGAAAAGCACCTAGCACGCGCCGTGCAATTGTCTGCTGAGAAGTACTGTTCTGTGGCCTTAATGCTTGAAAAAGCAGTAGAAATTACCCATAGCCATGAGGTGGTTGAAAACAGCGCAAAATAG
- the astA gene encoding arginine N-succinyltransferase encodes MMILRPIQKSDYSALLNIAQESGHGFTSLPVNEELLQNKIERSVASFAKETDVPFDEGYLFVLEDSETGEVVGTSAIEAAVGLDDAFYHYHLSKVIHSSRTLNVYKAVDILTLCNDYTGATELCTLFLRDKYRRGLNGKLLSKSRFMFINQHRDRFAETVIAEMRGVSDENGDSPFWQWLEEHFFSMDFPTADYLTGIGQKVFIAELMPKYPIYVNLLSKEAQSVVGEVHDNTRPAIELLKSEGFTFNGYVDIFDAGPTVEAKVDNIRTVREVRKYSVRIDDQVKIDAEGSPVMIANDKLAGYRATALTLALPEKATEVAIPGTVAKALQIADGDTVSIATL; translated from the coding sequence ATGATGATCCTTCGCCCAATCCAGAAAAGCGATTATTCAGCGCTTTTGAACATTGCCCAGGAGTCGGGGCATGGCTTTACTTCATTGCCGGTCAATGAAGAATTGCTGCAAAACAAGATCGAACGTTCAGTTGCTTCATTTGCTAAAGAAACAGATGTGCCTTTTGATGAAGGCTACTTATTTGTACTTGAAGACAGTGAAACAGGCGAAGTCGTTGGCACCAGTGCCATCGAAGCCGCAGTGGGTCTTGATGATGCCTTCTATCACTACCACTTAAGTAAAGTGATCCACTCATCGCGGACTTTGAATGTTTACAAAGCAGTGGATATTCTAACCCTGTGTAATGATTACACCGGTGCCACTGAGTTGTGTACATTATTCCTGCGCGATAAATATCGTCGCGGATTAAATGGCAAATTATTGTCAAAGTCACGCTTTATGTTTATCAATCAGCATCGTGATCGCTTTGCAGAAACGGTGATTGCTGAGATGCGTGGTGTCTCTGATGAAAATGGCGACAGCCCATTCTGGCAGTGGCTGGAAGAGCACTTCTTCTCAATGGACTTCCCAACGGCGGACTACCTGACTGGCATTGGACAGAAAGTATTCATTGCCGAGTTGATGCCTAAGTACCCAATCTATGTCAATCTGCTGAGCAAAGAAGCCCAGTCAGTTGTAGGTGAAGTACACGACAATACTCGTCCGGCAATTGAACTGCTCAAGAGCGAAGGGTTTACCTTTAATGGTTATGTCGATATTTTCGATGCCGGTCCAACCGTAGAGGCCAAAGTCGACAATATCCGTACCGTGCGTGAAGTTCGTAAGTACAGTGTACGCATTGATGATCAGGTTAAGATCGACGCAGAAGGTTCCCCCGTGATGATAGCTAATGATAAACTAGCGGGATATCGTGCGACGGCGCTGACGTTAGCGCTACCAGAAAAAGCAACGGAAGTTGCCATCCCTGGTACGGTAGCTAAGGCCCTTCAGATCGCTGACGGTGATACCGTTAGTATTGCAACTCTTTAA
- a CDS encoding HDOD domain-containing protein translates to MTDDIRQLRIAQALAERAHDVLISHNFAQQQIGYIHTFDMNFGERIPQRTMLEVELAAAAKRQERSTSHHKYIAKASTHLHQVIETAINTQLEDLDTIYHEVVGIQEAVPTVLDILAVKSASVGRLEPLVNDLSWMGRDLVSLVNLPQYRKKSAKGTAVKVDTPALALRYLGLENLQMVIPTFAVRHWMPHSTEPFPLLKRKLRDMSMATSIAAKTLAPLYGVKEQHAFTLGMLLDVGKIALTRLYLRTFERVWQGKVKIARDKKQKDLHTALVGLEPDPLFLRNLLLEHSATVSQYLIERMEFRYLPFNAAIEEFAQSYLPKANNHAADQLPLTQVVRKAYCYAQYQVLKDTHLLEADEAKDWLAFNQLTREEQDLLSKTALQSLQLTIL, encoded by the coding sequence ATGACAGATGACATTAGGCAACTTAGGATCGCACAAGCGCTGGCAGAGCGTGCCCATGATGTACTAATTAGCCATAACTTTGCGCAGCAGCAGATCGGCTACATTCATACCTTTGATATGAATTTTGGCGAGCGGATACCACAACGCACAATGCTTGAGGTCGAGCTTGCTGCGGCCGCCAAACGCCAGGAGCGCAGTACCAGTCATCATAAGTATATTGCCAAAGCCAGCACTCATCTGCATCAGGTCATCGAAACCGCCATTAATACCCAGCTGGAAGATTTAGATACGATTTATCATGAAGTGGTGGGTATTCAAGAGGCGGTGCCAACGGTATTAGACATTCTGGCTGTGAAGTCGGCATCTGTCGGACGCTTGGAGCCATTGGTGAATGACTTATCCTGGATGGGCCGAGATCTGGTGTCTTTGGTGAATCTCCCTCAATACCGTAAAAAGAGTGCGAAAGGCACAGCCGTGAAGGTTGATACACCGGCATTGGCGTTAAGATATCTGGGACTGGAAAACTTGCAAATGGTGATCCCCACATTTGCAGTACGCCATTGGATGCCTCATTCAACCGAACCTTTTCCATTACTAAAGCGCAAGTTGCGTGATATGAGTATGGCAACCTCCATTGCGGCTAAAACCCTAGCCCCGTTGTATGGCGTAAAAGAGCAACATGCGTTTACGCTGGGTATGTTGTTGGATGTCGGCAAAATTGCCCTGACGCGGCTATATTTGCGTACCTTTGAGCGGGTCTGGCAGGGTAAAGTAAAGATTGCCCGTGATAAAAAACAAAAAGACTTGCATACTGCTCTGGTTGGTTTGGAGCCTGATCCTCTGTTCCTGCGTAACTTACTGCTGGAGCACTCCGCCACGGTGTCACAGTATCTGATTGAGCGCATGGAGTTTCGTTATCTGCCGTTCAATGCCGCGATTGAAGAGTTCGCGCAAAGCTATCTGCCAAAGGCGAATAATCATGCTGCCGACCAATTACCTCTCACTCAGGTAGTGCGTAAAGCCTATTGCTATGCGCAGTATCAGGTCCTAAAAGATACCCATTTATTAGAAGCGGATGAAGCCAAAGATTGGCTTGCCTTCAACCAACTCACCCGCGAAGAGCAAGATCTGCTGTCAAAAACAGCACTGCAAAGCCTACAATTGACTATCCTGTAA
- a CDS encoding DUF3802 family protein, with translation MVLDKQGYDELVMYLTQHLALFEKPGVVKANAPKVLELIEDVIAEHVIRLCEQQTGLTTEQRSLIVREVDGIVYDLQEVLSSVTEQRVTEEQREFIEEFAGLVKNLFDNAIN, from the coding sequence ATGGTTTTAGATAAACAAGGATACGATGAGTTAGTCATGTACCTAACGCAACACTTAGCCTTGTTTGAGAAGCCGGGTGTGGTGAAAGCCAATGCACCTAAGGTGTTGGAGTTAATAGAAGATGTGATTGCTGAACACGTGATCCGCCTCTGTGAGCAACAGACCGGATTGACGACCGAACAACGTAGCCTGATTGTCAGAGAAGTTGACGGCATCGTATATGATTTGCAGGAAGTACTCTCCAGCGTCACTGAGCAGCGCGTAACCGAAGAACAAAGAGAATTTATTGAAGAATTCGCCGGGTTGGTGAAAAATCTGTTCGATAATGCAATTAACTGA
- a CDS encoding aspartate aminotransferase family protein: MTINRELFDQVMVPNYSPSAVIPVKGEGARVWDQNDKEYIDFAGGIAVNCLGHCHPALVAALKEQGEKIWHLSNVMTNEPALRLAKKLTDATFADKVYFANSGAEANEAALKLARRWALDKFGEQKSQIIAFNKGFHGRTFFTVTVGGQAAYSDGFGPKPGDVVHSDYNDLAALEALISDNTCAVMMEPLQGEGGIISPEADFVKGVRALCDKHNALLIFDEVQTGVGRTGDLYAYQGLGVTPDILTTAKALGGGFPIGAMITTAEIAEHLKIGTHGSTYGGNPLACAVAEAALDTVNTPEVLNGVKEKEALFRELLNDINEKHQVFSEIRGKGLLLGGVLNDKYQGKAKEFLVEGINQGVMSLVAGANVVRFTPSLVIPDADIREGMARFEAAVARVVANNA, encoded by the coding sequence ATGACTATCAATCGTGAACTTTTCGATCAGGTAATGGTGCCTAACTATTCACCTTCAGCAGTAATCCCAGTAAAGGGTGAAGGTGCGCGCGTATGGGACCAAAATGACAAAGAATACATCGATTTCGCGGGCGGTATCGCAGTAAATTGTCTGGGTCACTGTCACCCGGCACTGGTTGCAGCGCTGAAAGAGCAGGGCGAGAAAATCTGGCACCTGTCTAACGTAATGACCAATGAGCCGGCACTTCGTCTGGCGAAAAAACTGACTGATGCGACCTTCGCAGACAAAGTTTATTTTGCAAACTCTGGTGCAGAAGCAAACGAAGCCGCTTTAAAACTGGCGCGTCGTTGGGCTTTGGACAAATTCGGTGAGCAAAAATCACAAATTATCGCCTTCAACAAAGGCTTCCATGGCCGTACTTTCTTCACTGTTACTGTGGGTGGTCAGGCTGCATATTCTGATGGTTTCGGTCCTAAGCCGGGCGATGTTGTACACAGTGACTACAATGATCTGGCAGCTCTGGAAGCGCTGATTTCAGACAACACTTGTGCCGTTATGATGGAGCCTCTACAGGGTGAAGGCGGTATCATTTCTCCGGAAGCGGACTTTGTGAAGGGTGTACGTGCACTGTGTGACAAGCACAATGCATTGCTGATCTTTGATGAAGTACAAACGGGTGTTGGCCGTACTGGTGATTTATATGCTTATCAGGGACTGGGTGTAACGCCTGACATCCTGACGACAGCAAAGGCGCTGGGCGGTGGTTTCCCTATTGGTGCAATGATCACAACCGCTGAGATTGCAGAGCATCTTAAAATTGGTACACACGGTTCTACCTATGGCGGTAACCCGCTGGCATGTGCGGTTGCAGAAGCTGCGCTGGACACGGTAAATACACCGGAAGTACTGAATGGTGTGAAAGAAAAAGAAGCCTTGTTCCGTGAGCTATTAAACGACATCAACGAGAAGCATCAGGTATTCAGCGAGATCCGTGGTAAAGGTTTGCTACTGGGTGGCGTACTGAACGACAAGTATCAGGGTAAAGCAAAAGAGTTCCTGGTTGAAGGTATTAATCAAGGCGTCATGTCTTTGGTTGCCGGTGCCAATGTTGTGCGTTTCACGCCGTCTTTGGTTATTCCTGACGCGGATATCCGTGAAGGTATGGCACGCTTTGAAGCGGCTGTAGCGCGTGTGGTTGCAAACAACGCCTAA
- a CDS encoding acyl-CoA thioesterase: MTFKLDFKVRDYECDLQGIVNNSVYFNYLEHARHEFLIANGIDFAALAEQKINLVVIRSEMNYKDSLKPGDAFYVEVETLRVSKLKFAFVQRIVRAEDDKLMLDAIVTGTSVNERGRPFLPQEIDQLFG; the protein is encoded by the coding sequence ATGACATTTAAGCTTGATTTCAAAGTCAGGGATTACGAATGTGATTTGCAGGGCATTGTGAATAACAGTGTTTATTTTAATTATCTGGAGCACGCCAGACATGAATTTTTGATTGCCAATGGTATTGATTTCGCGGCGCTGGCAGAGCAAAAAATCAATCTGGTGGTGATCCGATCTGAAATGAATTATAAGGACTCGTTGAAACCGGGCGATGCTTTTTACGTTGAAGTTGAAACACTGCGCGTGAGCAAACTGAAGTTTGCATTTGTTCAGCGTATTGTCCGTGCCGAGGACGATAAACTCATGCTGGATGCCATTGTCACTGGTACATCGGTGAATGAACGAGGGCGTCCGTTCCTACCTCAGGAAATTGATCAGCTTTTTGGCTGA
- the astD gene encoding succinylglutamate-semialdehyde dehydrogenase — MTTHAAQFINGEWRLGEGAAFASVNPANNEEIWRANAATAAQVDSAVKAAREAFYTWSELAFEERLAVVKRFAELLKENSEALAVAIAQETGKPLWETRTEAGAMVGKIAISEKAYHERTGVVENPMPVGRAVIRHKAHGVVAVFGPYNFPGHLPNGHIVPALLAGNTVIFKPSELTPYVAELTLKLWEQAGLPKGVVNLVQGEVETGKALASHKGIDGLFFTGSSRTGHLLHEQYAGQPGKILALEMGGNNPLIVKDVADTKAAVHDIIQSAFISSGQRCTCARKLFLPEGEQGDVILAQLLKATKAIKIGNYDAEDQPFMGSMISNNAAAGMVAAQQQLVELGGEVLLELTHTEGTGFVTPGIIECSKVTDFPDDEHFGPLLKVFRYSDFDAAIEKANDTSFGLSAGLLGDNQADYEHFLRRSRAGIVNWNRPITGASSAAPFGGIGASGNHRASAYYAADYCAYPVASVELDKVTLPGTLSPGLTIE, encoded by the coding sequence ATGACAACACACGCAGCACAGTTTATCAATGGTGAGTGGCGCTTAGGTGAAGGCGCAGCGTTTGCTTCGGTAAACCCGGCAAACAACGAAGAGATCTGGCGTGCAAACGCGGCAACCGCAGCGCAAGTTGATAGCGCCGTTAAAGCCGCACGTGAAGCTTTCTATACCTGGAGCGAACTGGCGTTTGAAGAGCGTCTGGCCGTGGTTAAGCGTTTTGCTGAACTACTGAAAGAAAACAGTGAAGCCCTGGCTGTCGCCATTGCTCAGGAAACAGGTAAGCCATTGTGGGAAACGCGTACTGAAGCGGGTGCCATGGTTGGTAAAATTGCCATTTCTGAAAAAGCCTACCATGAGCGTACGGGTGTGGTTGAAAACCCAATGCCAGTGGGCCGCGCTGTGATTCGTCACAAAGCCCATGGTGTGGTTGCTGTTTTTGGTCCTTATAACTTCCCGGGCCATCTGCCTAATGGCCATATCGTTCCAGCATTGCTTGCAGGTAACACCGTGATCTTCAAGCCATCAGAACTGACGCCTTATGTTGCAGAGCTGACATTGAAGCTATGGGAACAGGCGGGTCTGCCAAAGGGTGTCGTTAACCTGGTACAGGGTGAAGTTGAAACGGGTAAAGCATTGGCGTCGCACAAAGGCATCGATGGCTTGTTCTTCACCGGCTCTTCTCGCACCGGTCACCTGCTGCACGAGCAGTACGCAGGTCAGCCAGGCAAAATCCTGGCACTGGAAATGGGTGGTAACAACCCACTGATCGTGAAAGATGTGGCTGATACCAAAGCAGCTGTACATGACATCATCCAGTCGGCATTTATCTCAAGTGGTCAACGTTGTACTTGTGCGCGCAAACTGTTCCTGCCTGAAGGTGAACAGGGTGATGTGATCCTGGCGCAACTGCTTAAAGCGACCAAAGCGATTAAGATTGGTAACTATGATGCTGAAGATCAGCCGTTCATGGGCTCTATGATCTCTAACAACGCCGCTGCTGGTATGGTTGCAGCACAACAACAGTTGGTTGAGCTTGGTGGTGAGGTTCTGCTTGAGCTGACACATACTGAAGGTACAGGTTTTGTAACACCTGGTATCATTGAATGTAGCAAAGTAACAGACTTCCCGGATGATGAGCACTTTGGTCCGTTGTTGAAGGTTTTCCGTTACAGCGACTTTGATGCGGCGATTGAAAAGGCCAACGACACCAGTTTTGGTCTGTCTGCTGGTCTACTGGGTGACAATCAGGCGGATTATGAGCACTTCCTGCGTCGCAGTCGTGCTGGTATTGTTAACTGGAACCGTCCTATCACGGGTGCTTCAAGCGCAGCCCCGTTTGGTGGTATCGGCGCATCTGGTAACCACAGAGCAAGTGCTTATTATGCAGCAGATTACTGTGCATACCCTGTGGCTTCGGTAGAACTAGACAAAGTAACTTTGCCAGGTACCTTGAGTCCGGGCCTGACAATCGAGTAA
- a CDS encoding anthranilate synthase component II, whose protein sequence is MLLMIDNYDSFTFNLVQYFQRLDQEVVVHRNDALSISDIRALNPDHIVISPGPCSPNEAGVSLSVVDAFQGQIPILGICLGHQTIAQALGARVVRARQVMHGKTSTLVHNQRGSFNGLPARFEVCRYHSLVVQQASLPDALEVTAWTQNSSGELDEIMGLCHTERALEGVQFHPEAILTEHGLRLLDNFISRF, encoded by the coding sequence ATGCTACTTATGATAGACAATTATGATTCTTTTACGTTCAATTTGGTGCAATATTTTCAACGCCTTGACCAGGAGGTTGTGGTGCATCGCAATGATGCGCTGTCGATCTCTGACATTCGCGCACTAAACCCGGATCATATTGTAATTTCTCCTGGCCCTTGTTCGCCTAACGAAGCGGGTGTGTCTCTGTCGGTCGTTGATGCGTTTCAAGGGCAGATCCCCATTCTGGGTATCTGCCTGGGGCATCAAACGATTGCTCAGGCTCTGGGGGCACGCGTCGTGCGTGCCAGGCAAGTTATGCATGGTAAAACCTCAACGCTGGTGCATAATCAGCGGGGTTCATTCAACGGGTTACCTGCACGCTTTGAGGTTTGTCGGTACCACTCTTTGGTTGTGCAACAAGCAAGTCTGCCAGACGCTCTTGAGGTGACAGCCTGGACGCAAAATAGTTCGGGTGAACTAGATGAAATCATGGGCTTATGCCATACTGAGCGGGCGTTGGAAGGTGTCCAATTTCACCCTGAGGCCATTCTGACCGAGCATGGTCTGCGGCTACTTGATAACTTTATAAGTCGCTTCTAA
- a CDS encoding META domain-containing protein yields the protein MACSSTGKVTREQLKHSHWQLTQVDGNSVADAAAIEIEFLDALQVVGFAGCNRFFAEGNIESDVLKLAQLGMTRKSCGDVLDAQETQFLEMLQQGVTVTIQNSKLHLQGQKIWQFKALDAEPLTN from the coding sequence ATGGCATGTTCCAGTACAGGGAAGGTAACCAGGGAACAGCTTAAGCACTCTCACTGGCAGTTAACTCAGGTTGATGGAAACAGTGTTGCAGATGCTGCTGCCATCGAAATCGAATTTCTCGATGCTTTACAGGTAGTTGGTTTTGCGGGTTGCAATCGGTTTTTTGCTGAGGGCAACATTGAGTCGGATGTACTCAAATTGGCTCAGTTAGGTATGACCCGTAAGTCATGTGGCGATGTGCTGGATGCGCAGGAAACGCAGTTTCTGGAGATGTTACAGCAGGGCGTGACCGTCACCATCCAGAATAGCAAGCTACACCTGCAAGGCCAGAAGATCTGGCAATTTAAAGCGCTGGACGCAGAGCCTTTGACTAACTAG
- a CDS encoding TonB-dependent receptor → MKLKLSLLSTSLLAALSYQAVADESRTTAPLETIEVTGDFQTESLQTLSASASVMGEVEVTHRGASYLDELLNSTANVNFTAGASRGRFVQIRGVGLRSQFVDPITPSVGMLVDGINYSGLGGSALLFDIDQVTLYRGPQGTRFGADAMGGIIDLQSHAPTEDTALKLRVGAGNYNSYEAGLAAGTGLTDNTAARVSLYQRGSDGYVDNLYLNKPTQDQQERLARLKLNSQLTEALAVNLAVHHIDIDNGYDGFTLDNTRNSVANQPGKDTQNSDAFALSALYTGLSAFDIEVQGTGLQADTEYSYDEDWTCHDATQAQLCAAGLHPDHYVSFDSYLRDHERGSLEVKLKDKQGDWVLGAYAQRRDVDLDRNNASFKSSYDVSSQALFGQKVTHLNEQTRLITGLRVERYDSEYLDSNGFNIEQDETMVGGKLALEYQVVPRTMIYTSLSRGYKVGGANGEALAKAKDDGFSIPASAFSFEPEYLWNAEFGVKGQSEDKKHTLAVTAFYMEREDMQLKQWQIDGVQFAGFISNAGKGENYGLEIEGQRLITDQLTLNYSLGYLDTKIEDFITTAGDNFDGREQAQAPKYQYAFAADYSILENLVVTLGLEGKDDYFFSDSHNEQAPSQNLINASVSYYGEQWSLTAWGRNLADRDVPVRGFYFGNDPRDGYTARNYVQYGEPRVFGLTFTYDL, encoded by the coding sequence ATGAAGCTTAAACTTTCTCTGCTTAGCACTAGCCTGTTGGCTGCCCTGTCATACCAAGCCGTGGCTGACGAATCACGCACAACCGCGCCCCTTGAAACCATTGAAGTCACCGGCGACTTTCAAACAGAATCTCTACAAACACTGAGTGCCAGTGCCAGTGTGATGGGTGAAGTTGAAGTGACCCATCGCGGCGCCAGTTATCTCGATGAGCTACTGAACAGCACAGCAAACGTTAACTTTACCGCCGGTGCATCGCGCGGCCGCTTTGTGCAGATCCGGGGGGTTGGCCTGCGCTCTCAGTTTGTCGATCCAATCACCCCCAGTGTTGGCATGCTGGTCGATGGCATTAATTACTCTGGTCTGGGTGGCAGTGCTCTGCTATTCGATATTGATCAGGTCACTCTGTACCGCGGCCCTCAGGGCACACGCTTTGGTGCCGATGCAATGGGCGGGATCATTGATCTTCAATCTCATGCCCCAACAGAAGATACTGCACTTAAACTACGTGTCGGCGCAGGAAATTATAACAGCTATGAAGCGGGCCTGGCCGCAGGTACTGGATTAACAGACAACACGGCCGCCCGTGTCAGCCTGTACCAACGAGGCTCTGACGGGTATGTCGATAACCTCTATTTGAACAAACCGACTCAGGATCAACAGGAACGACTGGCACGTCTTAAACTAAATAGCCAGCTAACAGAGGCTCTGGCTGTGAACCTGGCTGTGCATCACATTGATATTGATAATGGCTACGACGGATTCACGTTAGACAATACACGTAATAGCGTGGCCAACCAACCAGGTAAAGACACACAAAACAGTGACGCCTTTGCACTCAGTGCACTTTATACGGGCCTGAGCGCCTTTGATATAGAAGTTCAGGGGACTGGATTACAAGCAGATACCGAGTATAGCTACGACGAAGATTGGACGTGCCATGACGCAACCCAGGCTCAACTCTGCGCTGCAGGGTTACACCCTGATCACTATGTCAGCTTCGACAGTTATCTGCGCGATCATGAACGCGGCAGCCTTGAAGTTAAACTCAAAGACAAACAAGGCGACTGGGTTCTTGGTGCCTACGCACAGCGTCGTGACGTTGACTTAGATCGCAATAACGCATCGTTTAAGTCTAGCTATGATGTCTCCAGCCAGGCATTATTTGGCCAGAAAGTCACACATCTGAATGAGCAAACCCGCTTAATTACAGGATTACGGGTTGAGCGCTACGACAGTGAATACCTCGATTCCAACGGCTTTAATATCGAACAAGATGAAACCATGGTGGGCGGCAAGCTGGCACTGGAGTATCAGGTTGTCCCACGTACTATGATCTACACAAGCCTGAGTCGCGGTTATAAAGTCGGTGGTGCCAATGGCGAAGCACTGGCAAAAGCCAAAGATGATGGTTTTAGCATTCCTGCCTCAGCATTTTCTTTTGAACCAGAATATCTGTGGAATGCAGAGTTTGGTGTGAAAGGCCAGTCTGAAGATAAAAAACACACGCTGGCAGTCACCGCCTTCTACATGGAACGCGAAGACATGCAGCTTAAGCAATGGCAAATCGATGGTGTACAGTTTGCCGGTTTCATCAGTAATGCAGGTAAAGGTGAGAACTATGGTCTGGAAATCGAAGGCCAACGCCTGATCACTGATCAGCTGACGCTGAACTACAGTTTGGGTTATCTGGATACTAAAATTGAAGACTTTATCACCACAGCAGGTGATAACTTTGACGGCCGTGAGCAAGCACAGGCACCCAAATATCAATATGCGTTCGCAGCAGACTACAGCATCCTGGAAAACCTGGTGGTCACGCTGGGCCTGGAAGGGAAAGATGATTATTTCTTCTCGGACAGCCACAATGAGCAAGCACCGAGCCAAAACCTGATCAATGCCAGTGTGAGTTATTATGGTGAACAATGGTCATTAACTGCCTGGGGACGTAATCTGGCCGATCGCGACGTGCCCGTCAGAGGATTTTACTTTGGTAATGATCCACGTGATGGCTACACAGCACGAAACTATGTTCAGTATGGTGAGCCTCGGGTATTTGGCCTGACATTCACATACGATCTGTAA